The Platichthys flesus chromosome 8, fPlaFle2.1, whole genome shotgun sequence genome has a window encoding:
- the bcorl1 gene encoding BCL-6 corepressor-like protein 1 isoform X2: MLAPCTLLPLARSPSRLGDRRYGTDCLGDPPPLHALPSSSLSPPPGLLRTVEIGGGEEGGLGRNRVAAALSFPTCHLDERLPYYRILRKTRPTDSATPKACCVKKTPMQVDPTLMNVVDGGTVSREISAPSKASTTMVGNPPQTLPSEFRGDVTLSQQNKTTPATDCKTAKACLDTINYNHSPELSSPQQPNNAPVSGSEKRADKRAEAPKLKADAAAVFPTSQWSSGVKVGREDSLTPCHSNLTSSKKSHPQTQSVQSVSPGFQCSAMFKPAQPVAFLPSTNFASPLCKITLPPALGQIAALREATANQFQKGIQPQSSGVGGTSLIRTYPYQFSVGRSPAKDKKAGTSTSKLKSNHSSSKNTKSAGEHKSLASVVASPAIALPLQHPSLTSAAPTHYTLSPTAAICCGSALASITSQSRLLNHVEKGNSIDKTTMGSLKTALPSASEDHTACSIESRDVPLDLSAKSKRPKCINDPPVSLMEPHSTESNQRDFLNSKRTHPSTYSSAVQYPILPNTHRNGSHQKQINRPQNHQVPESKPTWGKGSAQDPIKNIPGTYVGVASPILASTLRGKDGKGTFADDCQSFAKQEFISIIDQGEHLASGGKKPSSLMKGNQHAHSAKHVKNTSTTITKNCPSKAALTTTLSSSANAQKSAPGKTAVPCSTTVVSPAWQQPSHHPKASSAQRKITHGSTKTKGSTGTEGSRLQSGHHSPSSQEEEKRERMKSPLSNLTSIVKQQALETTALSAEANTQASPVASRKADVLKPIAGSQDTQAKFPPYWSVDKWPGVPSPEDLTHTMKRHEKANATEPLENNTELRTSQGEQTGLQMKKGSSKPAGQSPLFGSKASTNKNRMESKLAQVLEGETVKKESGAEDRAPRDKLEGMVASILTGQFARGCDKFEKKTNGTKEESPAKAKASAIKQKKTSPKKPVKEKSPTELPSKKAAGKKKQDAENTPTKVPSAKKKKQPAPVLEQSLSARELSPQSKGSIPKDKTSPSKLEQPTPKKTVTDSGSSPPSVETPVSLKSSTISRKDTDVTESSFPRLRRGRRRADEARLDLWGFATPSPPPPPPPMPLPPPTSPSPPVTPAQPVRRPRGRPRSNPLPERVHQGKVKSCSAEGYTPAHKKRRRCRSTKYQTGDYITEKDKMEDGDHPEESDSLRRDSGTPADPQGDQCPSPTDCSPEPPPRKSSFTRSGSVRYHEGEVSPERSDKPAGKRKFKSKHLGDNEEPKIKIKTKRSSLGKRGASLALGDRGVDVKRTESPPPTPKTLPASPSNKKASSGRSSGSESPPKRVIPPEVRRLIVNKNAGETLLQRAARLGYQDVVQYCLEKDIREVNRRDNAGYTALHEASSRGWTQIVQILLRHGADVNCSAQDGTRPLHDAVASDNLPIVWLLLNHGADPTLATYSGHTPVKLAHSLGMKTFLTEYFTELEGRTEQDSSLLWDFYSSSLFETDKEPCWDFLLSEQNQELEENLPVKTEHDSDRDCLLFEFSSEPLLPCFHVQVSLTQGFCNWFLLTDVLKRLKMSARIFRARYPHLEVVTLPRAELWKQVSVSQVSSALASPYRGKNKDEEDKEEKEEEEEEEEGLVELVRCVPEIQRLLGSSIHILQEDDEEEEEEEEEKTLTNTGKPHSR, translated from the exons ATGCTGGCCCCGTGCACCCTCCTGCCCCTCGCTCGCTCTCCCAGCAGACTGGGAGACCGGAGATACGGAACGGACTGTCTtggcgaccccccccccctccatgccctcccctcctcctccctttctccccctcctgGACTTTTGAGAACCGTCGAGATCGGCGGAGGCGAAGAGGGTGGACTCGGCCGTAACCGAGTCGCGGCTGCATTGTCGTTTCCAACATGCCATCTGGACGAGCGGCTCC CGTATTACAGAATTTTGAGAAAAACTCGCCCGACTGACTCAGCTACCCCCAAGGCAtgttgtgttaaaaaaacaccTATGCAG GTGGATCCTACACTAATGAATGTAGTGGATGGAGGCACGGTGAGCAGAGAGATCAGTGCTCCAAGTAAAGCGTCCACTACTATGGTGGGAAATCCCCCCCAGACGTTACCCTCTGAGTTTAGAGGAGATGTTACCCTCAGTCAGCAAAACAAGACCACTCCAGCAACAGACTGTAAGACAGCGAAAGCCTGCCTGGACACTATCAATTACAACCACAGCCCGGAGCTTTCTTCACCTCAGCAGCCCAACAATGCGCCAGTGTCAGGCTCAGAGAAGAGAGCAGACAAAAGGGCAGAGGCCCCTAAACTCAAGGCTGACGCTGCGGCCGTTTTCCCTACTTCTCAGTGGTCAAGTGGAGTGAAAGTCGGCCGGGAGGACTCACTCACCCCCTGTCACAGCAATCTGACATCCAGTAAGAAGTCACACCCGCAAACACAATCGGTGCAAAGTGTTTCCCCTGGGTTTCAGTGCTCCGCCATGTTTAAACCAGCCCAGCCTGTTGCCTTTCTTCCTTCCACTAATTTCGCCTCGCCACTTTGTAAAATCACTCTTCCACCAGCATTGGGTCAGATTGCAGCGCTGAGAGAAGCCACAGCCAATCAGTTTCAGAAAggaattcagcctcaaagttcaggTGTCGGAGGGACGTCGCTCATTCGGACCTATCCCTACCAGTTCTCTGTGGGCCGGTCACCAGCTAAAGATAAAAAAGCAGGCACATCAACCTCAAAACTTAAATCCAACCATTCATCGAGTAAGAACACCAAATCTGCAGGAGAGCATAAATCCTTAGCCTCAGTGGTAGCCTCACCAGCTATTGCACTACCGTTGCAGCACCCGTCATTAACCTCTGCAGCACCCACCCACTACACGCTATCTCCCACTGCTGCCATTTGCTGTGGCTCTGCACTTGCCAGCATCACCTCTCAAAGCAGACTTCTGAACCATGTGGAGAAAGGCAACAGCATAGACAAGACGACGATGGGCTCTCTTAAAACCGCACTTCCCTCCGCGTCAGAGGACCACACAGCTTGTTCCATTGAGTCAAGAGATGTGCCTCTTGATTTGTCCGCGAAATCCAAACGTCCAAAATGCATAAATGACCCTCCAGTTTCTCTGATGGAGCCTCATAGCACTGAGTCAAATCAGCGAGATTTTCTGAACTCAAAGAGGACTCATCCTTCAACTTACAGCTCTGCCGTGCAATACCCTATCCTACCCAATACCCACAGAAATGGGTCCCatcaaaagcaaataaatagGCCTCAGAATCACCAGGTCCCAGAGTCCAAACCAACCTGGGGTAAGGGATCTGCACAAGACCCCATCAAAAACATCCCTGGGACTTATGTTGGTGTggcaagccccatactggcttCTACTCTGCGGGGCAAAGACGGAAAGGGGACTTTTGCGGATGACTGTCAGAGTTTTGCGAAGCAGGAGTTTATATCTATAATAGACCAAGGAGAACATCTGGCCTCAGGAGGAAAGAAGCCATCCAGTCTGATGAAGGGCAACCAGCATGCTCACAGCGCCAAGCATGTTAAAAACACCAGCACAACCATAACTAAGAACTGTCCGTCTAAAGCAGCCCTAACGACTACCCTGTCAAGCTCTGCCAACGCCCAGAAGTCTGCACCGGGCAAAACAGCAGTGCCATGCTCGACCACTGTTGTCAGTCCAGCCTGGCAGCAGCCGTCTCATCATCCTAAAGCCTCCTCTGCTCAGAGAAAAATCACCCACGGATCCACAAAGACAAAGGGCAGCACAGGTACCGAGGGATCCAGGTTGCAGAGCGGTCATCACAGCCCGTCtagtcaggaggaggagaagagggagagaatgaagTCTCCGCTGTCGAACCTCACGTCCATCGTGAAGCAGCAAGCGCTGGAAACGACAGCTCTGAGCGCTGAGGCTAATACTCAAGCTTCACCTGTTGCATCCAGAAAAGCTGATGTTCTCAAACCAATCGCGGGGAGTCAAGATACACAGGCTAAATTCCCACCTTACTGGTCTGTGGATAAATGGCCGGGTGTACCATCTCCAGAGGATTTAACTCACACAATGAAAAGACACGAGAAGGCGAACGCCACTGAGCCTCTGGAGAATAATACAGAGTTACGCACCAGTCAAGGGGAACAGACGGGACTACAAATGAAGAAAGGCTCTTCAAAGCCTGCTGGCCAGTCTCCTCTCTTCGGGAGCAAGGCATCAACAAACAAGAACAGGATGGAGAGCAAACTAGCCCAGGTGTTAGAAGGGGAGACAGTGAAGAAAGAAAGTGGGGCAGAAGACAGAGCTCCCAGAGACAAATTGGAGGGCATGGTGGCATCTATTCTTACAGGCCAGTTTGCGAGGGGATGCGACaagtttgagaaaaaaacaaatggaacCAAAGAGGAGTCGCCAGCCAAAGCAAAAGCTTCTGCCATCAAGCAAAAGAAGACGAGTCCTAAGAAACCAGTGAAGGAGAAGTCGCCCACAGAGCTGCCGTCGAAGAAGGCGGCAGGAAAGAAGAAGCAAGACGCAGAAAATACTCCGACCAAAGTGCCCAGCGCAAAGAAG AAGAAACAACCTGCACCTGTGTTGGAGCAGAGTCTATCGGCGAGAGAACTTTCCCCACAGAGTAAAGGGTCGATTCCAAAGGACAAGACCAGTCCCAGCAAGCTTGAGCAACCAACCCCGAAAAAAACAG TTACAGATAGTGGCAGCAGTCCTCCTAGTGTGGAGACTCCAGTCTCTCTCAAAAGCTCCACCATTTCCCGGAAGGACACCGACGTTACAGAGAGCTCCTTCCCGagactgaggagaggaagacggCGAGCCGATGAGGCTCGACTCGACCTCTGGGGCTTTGCGACACcttcccctccacccccacccccaccgaTGCCTCTTCCACCTCCAACTTCCCCATCACCCCCTGTGACTCCTGCTCAACCCGTCCGCCGTCCGAGAGGAAGGCCCCGCTCGAACCCGCTGCCGGAGCGAGTGCATCAGGGCAAGGTCAAGTCATGTAGTGCAGAGGGCTACACCCCTGCTCATAAGAAACGCCGGCGATGTCGGAGCACAAAGTATCAGACTGGAGACTACATCACTGAGAAAGACAAGATGGAAGATGGAGATCACCCTGAGGAATCTGACTCCCTGAGGCGGGATAGTGGAACTCCAGCAG ATCCACAAGGGGATCAGTGTCCGAGTCCCACTGACTGCAGCCCGGAGCCTCCTCCACGTAAATCCTCCTTCACCCGCTCAGGATCGGTCCGCTACCACGAGGGCGAGGTGTCTCCGGAGCGCAGCGATaaacctgcagggaagagaaaGTTCAAAAGCAAGCATTTAGGTGACAACGAAGAGCCGAAG attaagattaagaccAAACGCAGCAGCTTGGGCAAGCGAGGTGCCTCACTCGCCCTGGGTGATCGTGGTGTTGATGTAAAAAGGACGGAAAGCCCCCCTCCCACTCCCAAAACTTTGCCAGCATCGCCATCCAATAAGAAAGCCTCATCAGGAAGAAGCAGTGGTTCAGAGTCTCCTCCCAAGAGAGTGATTCCTCCAGAGGTTCGACGACTTATCGTCAATAAAAACGCTGGGGAGACTTTGCTGCAACGCGCCGCTCGCTTGGGCTATCAG GATGTGGTTCAGTACTGTCTGGAGAAGGACATCAGGGAGGTGAATCGCCGCGACAACGCTGGTTACACAGCTCTGCATGAGGCGTCCTCCAGAGGCTGGACTCAGATAGTCCAGATCCTGCTGAGACATGGAGCCGACGTGAACTGCAGCGCCCAGGACGGAACACG GCCTCTTCATGATGCAGTTGCGAGTGACAACCTTCCAATAGTCTGGTTGCTTCTAAACCACGGAGCAGACCCGACTCTGGCCACCTACTCTGGACACACACCAGTCAAACTGGCACATAGTCTCGGCATGAAGACTTTCCTCACAG AATATTTCACAGAACTTGAAGGTCGAACTGAACAGGACTCCAGTTTACTCTGGGATTTCTACAGCAGCTCACTGTTTG AGACGGACAAGGAGCCATGTTGGGACTTCCTGCTGTCGGAGCAgaaccaggagctggaggagaatcTGCCAGTGAAGACCGAGCACGACTCGGACAGAGACTGTCTCCTGTTCGAGTTCTCGTCTGAGCCGCTGCTTCCCTGCTTTCACGTCCAGGTGTCACTGACACAGGG CTTTTGCAACTGGTTCCTCCTGACAGACGTCCTGAAGCGCCTGAAGATGTCTGCGCGGATCTTCCGGGCGCGTTACCCTCACCTGGAGGTGGTGACTTTGCCGCGAGCCGAGCTCTGGAAACAGGTGTCGGTCAGCCAGGTGAGCTCGGCTTTGGCTTCACCCTACAGAGGCAAGAACAAAGATGAGGAAgacaaggaggagaaggaggaggaggaggaggaggaggaaggactAGTTGAACTGGTGCGCTGTGTCCCGGAAATCCAGAGACTACTGGGCTCTTCCATTCACATCCTGCAAGAagatgacgaagaggaggaggaggaagaggaggaaaagacactgacaaacacagggAAGCCTCACAGCCGGTAG